From Agrobacterium tumefaciens, a single genomic window includes:
- a CDS encoding lytic murein transglycosylase — translation MTKMILSDVRKFGCMVFAGLAITLTPFSAHADAGFRQWINQFYSTAAKEGISKATYQKAFAGVTEPDPDALRKATYQPEFTTQVWDYIDSRVNPYTVRIGREMKARHATTLNWIERNFNVDKHIILAIWSMESNYGAVLEKPERLHNIPQALATLAYSDPKRGKFARTQLIAALKILQSGDVTPKQLTGSWAGAMGHTQFIPTSYLLYAVDADGNGKRDIWHSVPDALATAANLLAKNGWEPGRTWGYETAVPRGGARYEGQTKTIAEWAKLGFTRPNGKNFTRGSDRAMLKLQGGANGPGFLMMKNFFTIKKYNASDSYALAVGLLADEIAGYGGMQQKWPRPDGTLDIKEKFELQTRMKELGYYDGEIDGNFGSGSKAAISAIQSRMGMENDGEPSQRLLRALRN, via the coding sequence ATGACAAAGATGATCCTTTCAGATGTCCGCAAATTCGGCTGCATGGTGTTTGCAGGTTTGGCAATCACCCTGACGCCATTCTCGGCACATGCCGATGCTGGCTTCAGACAGTGGATCAACCAGTTTTATTCAACAGCCGCCAAAGAAGGCATCAGCAAGGCGACCTACCAGAAAGCGTTCGCCGGCGTGACCGAGCCCGATCCTGACGCGCTGCGCAAGGCCACCTATCAGCCGGAATTCACGACACAGGTCTGGGACTATATCGACTCGCGTGTCAATCCGTACACGGTCCGGATCGGCCGTGAAATGAAGGCACGCCACGCCACGACCCTGAACTGGATCGAGCGCAACTTCAACGTCGACAAGCATATCATCCTCGCCATCTGGTCGATGGAATCGAACTATGGTGCGGTACTCGAAAAACCGGAGCGCCTGCATAATATCCCGCAGGCCCTGGCAACCCTTGCCTATTCTGATCCAAAGCGTGGAAAGTTCGCCCGTACGCAATTGATTGCCGCCCTGAAGATCCTTCAATCGGGTGACGTGACGCCGAAACAGCTCACCGGGTCCTGGGCGGGCGCCATGGGCCACACGCAATTCATTCCGACCAGCTATCTGCTCTACGCCGTCGACGCGGATGGCAACGGCAAGCGCGACATCTGGCACTCTGTGCCGGACGCACTGGCAACGGCCGCCAATCTGCTGGCAAAGAATGGCTGGGAACCCGGCCGGACCTGGGGTTACGAAACCGCGGTTCCGCGCGGCGGCGCCCGATATGAAGGTCAAACAAAGACCATTGCGGAATGGGCAAAGCTCGGCTTCACCCGTCCAAACGGCAAGAATTTCACCCGTGGTTCTGACCGCGCCATGCTCAAATTGCAGGGGGGTGCCAATGGTCCGGGCTTCCTGATGATGAAAAACTTCTTCACCATCAAGAAATACAACGCATCCGACAGCTACGCGCTGGCCGTTGGTCTGCTGGCAGACGAGATCGCCGGTTACGGTGGTATGCAGCAGAAGTGGCCGCGTCCTGACGGTACGCTGGACATCAAGGAAAAATTCGAGCTCCAGACCCGGATGAAAGAGCTCGGTTATTATGATGGCGAAATCGATGGTAACTTCGGCTCCGGTTCGAAAGCGGCAATCAGCGCAATCCAGTCCCGTATGGGAATGGAAAACGATGGCGAACCATCGCAGAGACTGCTGAGAGCCTTGCGTAACTGA
- a CDS encoding DUF459 domain-containing protein: protein MSKKPASQNGIIGRRICAVILSVAICVPLAPSGAIAQEQRRTLFEMLFGRPVGREAPADREYQPRNRRDFPSAPSSRNRSVSRPQPARKTPSVVQMRTTKPEPAAKLENARRVLVVGDFLAGGMGEELVNAFASSPAITVDVRANGSSGLVRTDYYDWFATLPEFIKETSPATIVIMMGSNDRQQMQIGDIKEKFGTDVWYKEYERRIDALLAIAERQKVPLLWVGVPAFQSPSLTADLAGFNRLYRSHVEKHGGEFVDVWDGFVDEAGKFVITGYDMNGQQARLREADGIGMTQAGKRKLAFYVEKFVRRHLDSAGPDLVKLDGSNLPSLTSLPALGIDAGQVRTQPISLTDPDLDGGERLLGDQPVRTSVVETPRERLTKRGEMSDAPRGRVDDYRVSTPDETATK, encoded by the coding sequence ATGAGTAAGAAGCCCGCATCGCAAAACGGAATCATCGGACGGCGCATCTGCGCCGTCATTTTGTCCGTTGCGATCTGCGTGCCACTCGCCCCATCTGGCGCCATCGCGCAGGAGCAGCGTCGGACCCTGTTCGAAATGTTGTTCGGCAGACCTGTTGGTAGAGAAGCACCGGCTGACCGTGAATATCAGCCGCGCAACCGACGCGATTTCCCCTCAGCGCCCTCGTCGCGCAACCGATCAGTCAGCAGACCGCAACCGGCGCGCAAGACACCATCCGTTGTCCAGATGCGTACCACAAAACCGGAACCGGCCGCAAAACTCGAAAATGCGCGGCGCGTTCTCGTCGTCGGCGACTTTCTGGCCGGAGGCATGGGTGAGGAGCTTGTCAACGCTTTCGCCAGTTCCCCGGCCATCACCGTCGACGTGCGTGCAAATGGCTCGTCGGGCCTGGTGCGAACAGACTATTACGATTGGTTTGCCACACTTCCCGAATTCATCAAGGAGACGAGCCCGGCAACAATCGTCATCATGATGGGGTCCAATGACCGCCAGCAGATGCAGATCGGCGATATCAAGGAAAAATTCGGTACAGATGTCTGGTACAAGGAGTATGAGCGTCGGATTGATGCGCTGCTGGCCATCGCCGAGCGCCAGAAAGTTCCACTGTTGTGGGTTGGCGTGCCCGCGTTTCAATCCCCGTCATTGACGGCCGATCTTGCTGGCTTCAACCGCCTTTACCGCAGCCACGTCGAAAAGCACGGTGGTGAGTTCGTCGATGTCTGGGACGGTTTCGTCGATGAAGCAGGCAAGTTCGTTATCACCGGTTACGACATGAACGGTCAGCAAGCCCGTCTTCGCGAAGCCGATGGCATCGGCATGACGCAGGCCGGCAAGCGAAAACTCGCATTTTACGTCGAAAAATTCGTGCGCCGGCATCTGGACAGCGCCGGCCCCGATCTGGTGAAGCTGGACGGTAGCAATCTGCCTTCACTGACCTCGCTGCCGGCACTTGGTATCGATGCCGGACAGGTCCGAACGCAGCCTATCAGCCTTACAGATCCCGATCTCGATGGCGGCGAAAGACTGCTGGGCGACCAGCCTGTCAGAACATCTGTCGTCGAAACGCCGCGTGAGCGGCTGACAAAACGCGGTGAAATGAGCGACGCACCACGGGGACGCGTCGATGATTATCGCGTGTCCACACCGGACGAAACGGCAACGAAGTAG
- a CDS encoding glutamate synthase subunit beta: MGKVTGFLEIDRQVGKYQPASDRIRHFREFTIPMSDAEVQKQAARCMDCGIPYCHGPTGCPVHNQIPDWNDLVYNGGWEQAISNLHSTNNFPEFTGRVCPAPCEEACTLNLEDTPVAIKTVEQAIADKAYELGFIVPKPATVHTGKKVAIIGSGPSGLAAAQQLGRAGHEVHVYERESKAGGLLRYGIPDFKMEKNFIDRRVEQIKGEGVTFHYGVNVGVDISAEKLIADHDAVLYCGGSETPRPAGIGGADFHGVYDAMPYLVQQNRRVGRENIDSVGWPADPILAGGKHVVVVGGGDTASDCVGTAFRQGAVKVTQLDIRPMPPEKEDKLAVWPFWATKMRTSSSQAEGAVREFQVATLEFVGEDGVLTGVKCCQVDEKRKPIAGTEFIIKADLAFIAIGFSGPFTDSVLKDLEGKLELNTDRRGSTNVVANDQDYKTSVDKLWTAGDVRRGQSLVVWAIREGRQAARAIDEALMGSSVLPR, encoded by the coding sequence GTGGGTAAGGTAACAGGTTTTCTGGAGATCGACCGGCAAGTTGGCAAGTACCAGCCCGCCTCAGACCGTATCCGTCACTTCCGGGAATTCACCATTCCCATGTCGGATGCCGAAGTGCAGAAGCAGGCGGCACGCTGCATGGACTGTGGCATTCCTTACTGTCATGGTCCGACGGGCTGTCCCGTCCATAACCAGATCCCCGACTGGAACGATCTGGTTTATAACGGCGGCTGGGAACAGGCGATCAGCAATCTTCACTCCACCAACAACTTCCCGGAATTTACCGGTCGCGTCTGTCCCGCGCCTTGCGAGGAGGCTTGCACGCTGAACCTTGAGGATACGCCGGTTGCGATCAAGACGGTCGAACAGGCAATTGCCGACAAGGCCTACGAACTGGGCTTTATCGTGCCAAAGCCGGCCACGGTTCACACAGGCAAGAAGGTCGCGATCATCGGGTCCGGTCCGTCTGGTCTCGCCGCTGCCCAGCAGCTCGGCCGCGCCGGTCACGAGGTTCACGTCTATGAGCGCGAATCCAAGGCAGGCGGCCTGTTGCGTTACGGCATTCCGGACTTCAAGATGGAGAAGAACTTCATTGATCGTCGTGTCGAGCAGATCAAGGGCGAAGGTGTCACTTTCCATTATGGCGTCAACGTCGGTGTCGACATTTCTGCTGAGAAGCTGATCGCCGACCACGATGCGGTTCTTTATTGCGGTGGCTCCGAAACGCCGCGTCCGGCAGGTATCGGCGGCGCGGATTTCCACGGCGTTTATGATGCCATGCCTTACCTCGTTCAGCAGAACCGCCGCGTCGGTCGCGAAAACATCGACAGCGTTGGCTGGCCTGCCGATCCGATCCTGGCCGGTGGCAAGCACGTTGTTGTCGTCGGCGGTGGTGACACGGCATCGGATTGCGTCGGCACTGCATTCCGTCAGGGTGCCGTGAAGGTCACGCAGCTCGACATTCGTCCGATGCCGCCGGAAAAGGAAGACAAGCTCGCAGTCTGGCCATTCTGGGCAACCAAGATGCGCACCTCCTCGTCACAGGCTGAAGGCGCTGTGCGCGAATTTCAGGTTGCGACGCTGGAATTTGTCGGTGAAGACGGCGTTCTGACCGGTGTTAAGTGCTGCCAGGTCGATGAGAAGCGCAAGCCGATCGCCGGCACGGAATTCATCATCAAGGCTGACCTTGCTTTCATCGCGATCGGTTTCTCCGGCCCGTTCACCGACAGCGTCCTGAAGGACCTGGAAGGTAAGCTGGAGCTCAACACCGACCGCCGTGGTTCGACCAACGTTGTTGCCAACGACCAGGACTACAAGACCTCGGTCGACAAGCTCTGGACAGCTGGCGACGTTCGTCGTGGTCAGTCTCTGGTTGTCTGGGCTATCCGCGAGGGTCGTCAGGCTGCACGCGCCATCGACGAAGCTTTGATGGGCAGTTCGGTGCTGCCACGCTAA
- a CDS encoding outer membrane beta-barrel protein produces MVLRGTAKRPLTSRKAAAMLLACTVLFTAEVALAQDAVTPVPVTAPQGTALSAGTTDTDTPANTATAATPAPLWRPSNNPGDPIYEQQDDNERPYSETENPYEPTVDGGENPPPTGEPGQTPGIRLGTFLLRPSLSQTINTEKQSNTGGPSRRNYLTTGIRGTLTSDWSRHALTVTGDGAWEKNFGSKDGEEPRAKIDADLRLDLGGDTTANLKAGYEFSREDTTDPNALTGASVQGGEHQFTTGASIERDFGKLRGLAALDLSRTVYTDAKGLDGNAISLSDRDRNSANLRGRVGYELSPALIPFLELNAGASRYDEDRDSSGYARSSNSYGAKVGAEIDLGEKTRGEAAIGYLRKQYDDDRLASIGALTLDGDLNWSPQRGTNVNLGLRTTIEDFAGGPQGGWISYQLDTSLTHELRNNLVARLTGQIVRRTFPSSSDMEDVMEYTAGAGLTWGINRYLDLTADVSYQWTPVYDSDELRVGAGLVLKR; encoded by the coding sequence ATGGTCTTGAGAGGCACCGCAAAACGTCCGCTGACGTCGCGGAAAGCAGCAGCAATGCTGCTTGCCTGCACCGTTCTTTTCACGGCGGAAGTAGCGTTGGCGCAGGACGCTGTGACACCCGTACCCGTTACGGCTCCTCAAGGCACTGCCCTATCTGCCGGCACTACAGACACCGATACGCCGGCGAACACGGCGACTGCCGCGACCCCGGCACCACTATGGCGCCCCTCCAATAATCCAGGCGATCCGATATACGAGCAACAGGACGACAATGAGCGTCCTTATTCCGAGACAGAAAATCCCTATGAACCCACTGTCGACGGAGGTGAGAATCCACCCCCGACCGGTGAGCCTGGACAAACGCCAGGCATCCGTCTTGGAACATTTCTGCTGCGTCCGTCGCTCAGCCAGACGATCAACACGGAGAAACAGAGCAATACGGGCGGCCCTTCGCGCCGCAACTATCTGACGACCGGCATTCGCGGCACGCTGACCAGCGATTGGTCGAGGCATGCGTTGACGGTAACGGGTGACGGCGCTTGGGAGAAAAATTTCGGAAGCAAGGACGGAGAAGAACCCCGGGCAAAAATCGATGCGGATCTTCGCCTTGACCTTGGCGGTGACACCACAGCCAATCTCAAGGCTGGATATGAATTCAGTCGCGAAGACACAACCGACCCGAACGCGTTGACCGGCGCGTCCGTCCAGGGCGGCGAACATCAGTTTACGACTGGCGCATCCATCGAACGAGATTTCGGGAAATTGCGCGGTCTGGCGGCGCTCGATCTTTCCAGAACCGTCTACACCGACGCCAAGGGCCTGGATGGCAACGCGATCAGCCTGAGTGACCGGGACCGCAATTCCGCCAACCTGCGTGGACGTGTGGGTTACGAACTGTCACCTGCCCTCATCCCCTTCCTCGAATTGAATGCCGGAGCAAGCCGGTATGACGAAGACCGGGACAGCTCGGGCTATGCGCGCTCGTCGAATTCCTACGGAGCGAAAGTCGGTGCGGAGATCGATCTGGGCGAAAAGACCCGAGGCGAAGCGGCGATTGGCTATCTGCGCAAACAATATGACGACGATCGTCTGGCCTCCATTGGCGCATTGACCCTGGACGGGGATCTGAACTGGTCGCCGCAGCGCGGCACCAACGTCAACTTGGGCTTGAGAACAACGATCGAAGATTTTGCCGGCGGCCCACAGGGCGGCTGGATTTCCTACCAGCTCGATACCAGCCTGACCCACGAGTTGCGCAACAATCTCGTTGCCCGTCTGACAGGCCAGATTGTCCGCCGGACGTTCCCGTCATCGTCCGACATGGAGGACGTCATGGAATACACCGCTGGGGCAGGACTGACCTGGGGCATCAACCGCTACCTCGATCTGACGGCCGACGTCAGCTATCAGTGGACTCCGGTTTACGACAGCGACGAGTTGCGCGTTGGCGCTGGGCTTGTGCTCAAGCGCTAG
- the galU gene encoding UTP--glucose-1-phosphate uridylyltransferase GalU, whose translation MVEQKKIRKAVFPVAGLGTRFLPATKAVPKEMLTVVDKPVIQYVVDEAAEAGIEHFVFVTGRGKAVIEDYFDIQFELEQMLRERNKNAELTLLAGLLPKAGTASFTRQQVPLGLGHAVWCARDIVGDEPFAVLLPDMIMHSQKSCLKGMVDLYDQTGGNVIAVQECEPDQTHKYGIVGVGDAVGEGFKITQMVEKPAKGTAPSNFYINGRYILQPEIFDILENQERGAGNEIQLTDGMLTLADSQEFAGYHFRGQTFDCGAKDGFILANVAFALERADIRSSIEDPIKALIGGLK comes from the coding sequence GTGGTAGAACAGAAGAAAATTCGGAAAGCCGTATTTCCGGTTGCAGGCCTCGGTACACGTTTCCTGCCCGCTACTAAGGCGGTTCCGAAAGAAATGCTCACTGTCGTAGACAAGCCGGTCATTCAGTACGTCGTTGATGAAGCGGCGGAAGCGGGCATCGAGCACTTTGTATTTGTCACCGGCCGCGGCAAGGCGGTGATCGAAGACTATTTCGATATTCAATTTGAACTCGAACAGATGCTGCGCGAGCGCAACAAGAATGCCGAGCTGACATTGCTGGCCGGCCTTCTGCCAAAGGCGGGTACGGCAAGCTTTACCCGTCAGCAGGTTCCGCTTGGTCTTGGCCACGCGGTCTGGTGCGCACGCGATATCGTCGGCGACGAGCCTTTTGCGGTTCTGCTGCCTGACATGATCATGCACTCGCAGAAAAGCTGCCTCAAAGGCATGGTTGATCTTTACGACCAGACCGGTGGCAACGTGATTGCGGTGCAGGAATGCGAACCGGATCAGACCCACAAATACGGCATCGTCGGTGTTGGCGACGCTGTCGGCGAAGGATTCAAGATCACCCAGATGGTCGAGAAGCCTGCCAAGGGTACCGCGCCGTCGAACTTCTACATCAACGGTCGCTACATTCTGCAGCCGGAGATTTTCGACATTCTCGAAAATCAGGAACGCGGTGCAGGCAACGAAATTCAGTTGACGGACGGCATGCTGACGCTGGCGGATTCGCAGGAATTTGCGGGTTATCACTTCCGTGGCCAGACGTTCGATTGCGGCGCAAAGGACGGCTTCATTCTTGCAAACGTCGCTTTTGCTCTGGAACGTGCCGACATCCGCTCTTCGATTGAGGACCCAATCAAGGCCTTGATCGGCGGCCTGAAGTAA
- the gltB gene encoding glutamate synthase large subunit, whose protein sequence is MTNKTLADNAAAIMTTDCPTAAGAASVAVTKVTPRGLPEKQGLYDPANEHDACGVGFVAHMKGQKSHQIVKDGLFILENLTHRGAVGADPLMGDGAGILVQIPDRFFREEMAKQGVTLPKAGEYAVGHIFMPRDPSRIEHYKKVIIDVIGEEGQQFIGFRDVPVDNSSLSKAPDIAATEPHHVQVFIGAGRDAATNAEFERQLFLIRKVISNRIYDEGGGKEAQDFYPVSLSSSTIVYKGMFLAYQVGAYYKDLSDPRFESAVALVHQRFSTNTFPSWKLAHPYRMVAHNGEINTLRGNVNWMAARQASVSSVLFGDDISKLWPISYEGQSDTACFDNALEFLVRGGYSMAHAVMMLIPEAWAGNQSMSAERKAFYEYHAALMEPWDGPAAVAFTDGKQIGATLDRNGLRPARYLVTDDDRIIMASEAGTLPVPEERIVKKWRLQPGKMLLIDMEKGSIISDEEVKHELAAKHPYRTWLDRTQLILEELKPVEPRALRRDVSLLDRQQAFGYTSEDTKLLMSPMATTGQEAIGSMGTDTPISAMSEKSKLLYTYFKQNFAQVTNPPIDPIREELVMSLVSFIGPRPNILDHEGAARAKRLEVRQPILTNGDLEKIRSIGHTEDRFDTKTLDFTYDVERGAEGMPDMLDRLCERAESAVRGGYNIIVLSDRQLGPDRIAIPALLATAAVHHHLIRKGLRTSVGLVVETGEPREIHHFCLLAGYGAEAINPYLAFDTLLDMHKHNAFPKEVSEDEVVYRYIKAVGKGILKVMSKMGISTYQSYCGAQIFDAIGLSSEFVAQYFFGTATSIEGVGLTEIAEETVTRHTAAFGKDPILANTLDIGGEYAYRMRGESHAWTPDAVASLQHAVRGNSQDRYREFAGMVNDTALRMNTIRGLFKIKGAEALGRKPVSVDDVEPAAEIVKRFSTGAMSFGSISREAHTTLAIAMNRIGGKSNTGEGGEESDRYMPLLNGQPNPERSAIKQIASGRFGVTTEYLVNADMLQIKVAQGAKPGEGGQLPGHKVDATVAKTRHSTPGVGLISPPPHHDIYSIEDLAQLIYDLKNVNPEADVSVKLVSEVGVGTVAAGVAKARADHITVAGFDGGTGASPLTSLKHAGSPWEIGLAETQQTLVLNGLRSRVALQVDGGLKTGRDVIIGALLGADEFGFATAPLIAAGCIMMRKCHLNTCPVGVATQDPVLRKRFKGTPEHVINYFFFVAEEVREILASLGVTKLDEIIGASELLEKEEMLAHWKAKGLDFSRIFHKVDAPKEATFWTQRQHHPIEDVLDRKLIEKSMPSLENREPVVFEVPIKNVDRSAGAMLSGALAKRWGHKGLKDDTIHVTLRGTAGQSFGAFLARGITFDLVGDGNDYVGKGLSGGRIIVRPPENTRIVAENSIIVGNTVLYGAITGECYFRGVAGERFAVRNSGAVAVVEGVGDHGCEYMTGGIVVVLGETGRNFAAGMSGGVAYVLDEQGDFAKRCNMAMVELEPVPEEDDMLEKLHHHGGDLMHKGRVDVSEDMTRHDEERLYQMISNHFHYTNSSRAKDILDRWSEFRPKFRKVMPVEYRRALEEMERMRMGVAAE, encoded by the coding sequence ATGACGAACAAGACGCTGGCGGATAACGCTGCCGCCATCATGACCACTGACTGTCCCACCGCGGCCGGGGCCGCTTCCGTTGCAGTGACGAAGGTCACTCCGCGTGGTCTGCCGGAAAAGCAGGGTCTCTACGACCCGGCAAATGAGCACGATGCCTGTGGCGTCGGTTTTGTCGCGCATATGAAGGGGCAGAAATCCCATCAGATCGTCAAGGACGGCCTGTTTATCCTCGAAAACCTCACTCATCGCGGCGCTGTCGGCGCCGATCCGCTGATGGGCGATGGTGCCGGTATTCTGGTGCAGATCCCCGACCGCTTTTTCCGTGAAGAAATGGCCAAGCAGGGCGTCACCCTGCCAAAGGCGGGTGAATACGCCGTCGGTCATATCTTCATGCCGCGCGACCCATCGCGTATCGAACACTACAAGAAAGTCATCATCGACGTCATCGGTGAGGAAGGCCAGCAGTTCATCGGTTTCCGCGATGTCCCGGTCGACAATTCCTCCCTCTCCAAAGCGCCCGATATCGCTGCGACCGAACCGCACCATGTTCAGGTGTTCATCGGCGCTGGCCGCGACGCTGCGACGAACGCAGAGTTCGAACGCCAGCTCTTCCTGATCCGCAAGGTCATTTCCAACCGCATCTATGATGAGGGCGGTGGCAAGGAAGCGCAGGACTTCTACCCTGTATCGCTGTCGTCTTCGACGATCGTCTACAAGGGCATGTTCCTGGCCTATCAGGTTGGCGCCTACTACAAGGATCTTTCGGACCCGCGTTTCGAATCCGCCGTGGCGCTCGTCCATCAGCGTTTCTCGACCAACACCTTCCCGTCGTGGAAGCTGGCTCACCCGTACCGCATGGTCGCCCATAACGGCGAAATCAACACGCTGCGCGGTAACGTCAACTGGATGGCTGCGCGTCAGGCGTCGGTTTCTTCCGTTCTGTTCGGCGACGACATCTCCAAGCTCTGGCCGATCTCTTATGAAGGCCAGTCGGACACCGCCTGCTTCGACAACGCGCTCGAGTTCCTCGTGCGTGGCGGCTATTCCATGGCGCATGCCGTGATGATGCTGATCCCGGAAGCATGGGCGGGCAACCAGTCCATGTCGGCTGAACGCAAGGCATTCTACGAATATCATGCCGCTCTGATGGAGCCATGGGATGGCCCGGCCGCCGTGGCCTTTACGGATGGCAAGCAGATCGGCGCGACGCTTGACCGTAACGGCCTGCGTCCAGCCCGTTATCTCGTGACCGATGACGACCGCATCATCATGGCTTCGGAAGCTGGCACCTTGCCGGTTCCGGAAGAGCGCATCGTCAAGAAATGGCGCCTGCAGCCCGGCAAGATGCTGCTGATCGATATGGAAAAGGGCTCGATCATTTCCGACGAGGAAGTGAAGCACGAGCTGGCTGCCAAGCATCCTTACCGCACCTGGCTGGATCGCACGCAGCTCATTCTGGAAGAGCTGAAGCCGGTAGAGCCGCGTGCGCTGCGCCGCGACGTATCGCTTCTCGACCGTCAGCAGGCCTTTGGTTACACCAGCGAAGACACCAAGCTCCTGATGTCGCCGATGGCGACAACCGGTCAGGAAGCGATCGGTTCGATGGGTACGGACACGCCGATTTCGGCAATGTCGGAAAAGTCGAAGCTGCTTTACACCTATTTCAAGCAGAACTTCGCACAGGTCACCAACCCGCCGATCGATCCGATCCGCGAGGAGCTGGTGATGAGCCTAGTGTCCTTCATCGGTCCGCGCCCGAACATCCTTGATCACGAAGGCGCAGCCCGCGCCAAGCGTCTCGAAGTTCGCCAGCCGATCCTGACCAATGGCGATCTGGAAAAGATCCGCTCCATCGGTCATACGGAAGACCGTTTCGATACCAAGACACTCGACTTCACATACGATGTGGAGCGTGGCGCCGAAGGCATGCCTGACATGCTGGACCGCCTGTGCGAGCGTGCCGAATCCGCCGTGCGTGGCGGCTACAACATCATCGTGCTGTCGGATCGTCAGCTTGGACCGGATCGCATTGCTATCCCGGCTCTGCTTGCAACCGCTGCCGTGCACCATCACCTGATCCGCAAGGGCCTTCGTACCTCGGTCGGTCTCGTTGTCGAAACCGGCGAGCCACGCGAAATCCATCACTTCTGTCTGCTGGCAGGTTACGGTGCGGAAGCGATCAACCCTTATCTCGCCTTCGACACGCTGCTTGATATGCACAAGCACAACGCCTTCCCGAAGGAAGTGTCGGAAGACGAAGTTGTCTACCGTTATATCAAGGCGGTCGGTAAGGGCATCCTCAAGGTCATGTCCAAGATGGGCATTTCCACCTACCAGTCCTATTGCGGCGCGCAGATTTTTGACGCCATCGGCCTGTCGTCGGAATTCGTCGCACAGTATTTCTTCGGTACAGCGACCTCCATCGAAGGTGTCGGTTTGACGGAAATCGCCGAGGAAACCGTGACCCGTCACACGGCGGCTTTCGGCAAGGACCCGATCCTCGCCAACACGCTCGATATCGGCGGCGAATACGCCTATCGTATGCGCGGCGAAAGCCACGCCTGGACGCCTGACGCCGTAGCCTCTCTGCAGCACGCGGTTCGTGGTAACAGCCAGGATCGCTACCGCGAGTTTGCCGGCATGGTGAACGACACCGCGCTGCGCATGAACACCATCCGTGGTCTGTTCAAGATCAAGGGTGCGGAAGCGCTTGGCCGCAAGCCTGTTTCCGTGGATGATGTCGAGCCCGCTGCTGAAATCGTCAAACGTTTCTCGACAGGTGCGATGTCGTTCGGCTCCATCAGCCGCGAAGCGCATACAACGCTTGCAATCGCCATGAACCGGATCGGCGGCAAGTCGAACACCGGTGAAGGCGGCGAAGAATCCGACCGTTACATGCCGCTTCTGAACGGCCAGCCAAATCCGGAACGGTCTGCAATCAAGCAGATTGCCTCCGGCCGCTTTGGTGTGACGACGGAATATCTCGTTAATGCCGACATGCTGCAGATCAAGGTCGCGCAGGGCGCCAAGCCCGGCGAAGGTGGTCAGTTGCCCGGTCACAAGGTCGATGCCACGGTTGCCAAGACCCGCCATTCGACCCCGGGTGTCGGTCTCATCTCGCCGCCGCCGCATCATGATATCTATTCGATCGAAGATCTGGCGCAACTCATCTACGATCTGAAGAACGTCAACCCGGAAGCCGATGTTTCCGTGAAACTCGTTTCCGAAGTCGGCGTTGGCACGGTTGCTGCCGGTGTTGCCAAGGCACGCGCCGACCATATTACCGTTGCCGGTTTCGATGGTGGAACGGGTGCGTCGCCCTTGACCTCGCTCAAGCATGCCGGTTCTCCGTGGGAAATCGGCCTCGCCGAAACACAGCAGACGCTGGTGCTGAACGGCCTTCGCTCACGCGTTGCGCTGCAGGTCGATGGTGGTCTGAAAACTGGCCGCGACGTCATTATCGGCGCACTGCTCGGTGCGGACGAGTTCGGCTTTGCGACCGCGCCGCTGATCGCTGCCGGTTGCATCATGATGCGCAAGTGCCACCTGAACACCTGCCCGGTCGGCGTTGCTACGCAGGACCCTGTTCTGCGCAAGCGCTTCAAGGGCACGCCTGAACACGTCATCAACTACTTCTTCTTCGTAGCCGAGGAAGTCCGAGAAATTCTTGCTTCGCTTGGCGTTACCAAGCTGGACGAGATCATCGGTGCTTCCGAACTGCTCGAAAAGGAAGAAATGCTGGCGCACTGGAAGGCCAAGGGTCTCGATTTCAGCCGTATCTTCCATAAGGTCGATGCGCCGAAGGAAGCAACTTTCTGGACCCAGCGGCAGCACCATCCGATCGAAGACGTTCTCGACCGCAAGCTGATAGAAAAGTCGATGCCGTCGCTCGAAAACCGCGAACCGGTTGTCTTTGAAGTTCCGATCAAGAACGTCGACCGTTCGGCAGGTGCGATGCTGTCGGGTGCGCTCGCCAAGCGCTGGGGCCACAAGGGCCTGAAGGACGATACGATCCACGTGACGCTGCGCGGCACGGCCGGTCAGTCTTTCGGCGCGTTCCTGGCACGCGGTATCACCTTCGATCTGGTGGGTGACGGTAACGACTACGTTGGCAAGGGTCTTTCGGGTGGCCGCATCATCGTGCGTCCGCCGGAGAACACCCGCATCGTCGCGGAAAACTCGATCATCGTCGGCAACACGGTGCTTTACGGCGCCATTACCGGTGAGTGCTACTTCCGTGGCGTTGCAGGCGAACGGTTTGCTGTGCGCAACTCCGGTGCTGTTGCCGTTGTCGAAGGCGTGGGTGACCATGGCTGCGAATACATGACGGGAGGCATTGTCGTCGTTCTCGGTGAAACCGGCCGTAACTTCGCAGCCGGCATGTCCGGTGGTGTGGCCTACGTTCTCGATGAACAGGGTGACTTCGCCAAGCGCTGCAACATGGCCATGGTCGAGCTCGAGCCGGTTCCGGAAGAAGACGACATGCTTGAAAAGCTGCATCATCACGGCGGTGACCTCATGCACAAGGGACGCGTGGACGTTTCCGAAGACATGACGCGCCATGATGAAGAGCGCCTCTACCAGATGATTTCGAACCACTTCCACTACACCAACTCGTCCCGTGCCAAGGACATCCTTGATCGCTGGAGTGAGTTCCGTCCGAAATTCCGCAAGGTCATGCCGGTTGAATACCGACGTGCGCTTGAGGAAATGGAACGGATGCGCATGGGTGTGGCGGCGGAGTAA